From the genome of Polyangiaceae bacterium, one region includes:
- a CDS encoding transposase → MTQPRTIHQGATYLLTRRVLHRRFLLRPDAAMTHFILYSLAVAAARYGIEINAFCAMSTHIHMVVTDPRGVLPHFLRCFHQTVAMGTKFLRRWKGAVWDNARASVVQLLTPQAVVEKVAYTLANPVIAGIVEYAHEWPGAKNRIEDIASAKLRVTRPTVCFDPKNANWPAESSIQVKLPPMLAEVGVEEFRSVITTMVVNEEMKAQKKARRKRSAKKHDESLVSPYKRATSAEPERKHNPTFAVGHGNQEAHDAAASALRSFRTAYRRALEQWRKGDRYVQFPEGTWWMREFHAANVETRE, encoded by the coding sequence ATGACGCAGCCTCGCACAATCCACCAAGGCGCTACCTACCTGCTGACCCGTCGCGTTCTCCATCGCCGTTTTCTTTTGCGACCGGATGCCGCAATGACGCACTTCATCCTTTATTCACTCGCTGTCGCTGCCGCACGGTACGGCATCGAAATCAATGCATTTTGCGCAATGTCGACGCACATTCATATGGTGGTCACCGACCCGCGCGGCGTGCTCCCGCACTTCCTTCGCTGCTTTCATCAAACCGTCGCGATGGGAACCAAATTCCTTCGGCGCTGGAAAGGAGCTGTTTGGGACAATGCGCGAGCGAGCGTCGTCCAACTGTTGACGCCGCAGGCCGTTGTCGAAAAGGTCGCGTACACCCTCGCGAATCCAGTCATTGCCGGAATCGTCGAATACGCACACGAGTGGCCTGGAGCAAAAAACCGCATCGAAGATATTGCTTCAGCAAAGCTTCGAGTGACTCGCCCGACCGTTTGCTTCGACCCCAAAAATGCGAATTGGCCAGCGGAGTCCAGCATTCAAGTTAAACTCCCACCAATGCTTGCAGAAGTGGGCGTGGAAGAATTTCGAAGTGTCATTACCACGATGGTGGTCAACGAGGAAATGAAGGCTCAGAAAAAAGCACGTCGAAAGCGTAGCGCAAAAAAACACGATGAATCGCTCGTCTCACCTTACAAACGGGCAACGAGCGCCGAACCGGAACGGAAACACAACCCCACGTTCGCCGTTGGTCACGGCAATCAGGAAGCCCACGACGCCGCCGCATCTGCGTTGCGGTCGTTTCGCACAGCCTATCGAAGAGCGCTCGAACAATGGCGTAAAGGCGATCGTTATGTGCAATTCCCGGAGGGTACGTGGTGGATGCGAGAGTTTCACGCAGCAAATGTCGAAACTCGTGAATAG
- the rpmE gene encoding 50S ribosomal protein L31: MKQNIHPNYVMSTINCACGAVVVTRSTRGSFTTDVCSACHPFYTGKHKVMDVAGRVERFRRKYATPQKSS; this comes from the coding sequence ATGAAGCAGAACATCCATCCCAACTACGTGATGTCGACGATTAACTGCGCTTGCGGCGCTGTCGTCGTCACTCGATCGACGCGCGGCAGCTTTACGACCGACGTCTGTTCCGCGTGCCATCCGTTCTACACCGGCAAGCACAAGGTCATGGACGTTGCGGGTCGTGTCGAGCGCTTCCGCAGGAAGTACGCGACGCCGCAAAAGTCGTCCTGA
- a CDS encoding transglutaminase domain-containing protein: MHVASTGKVRVMWDGADIAQSEDIHPRLMVDRLAARIDVGPGPHLVALKVCSGALQDEGRVRVRFTTPDRKPTAVTSSSSLSGLSISPPPPPKTKSTGKTVFKLPKGVTRVATSLEQGLDVGASPKPDTALRAAILRTLGGAEDMRSPRAPGLLEAAVRDKATSPDVLALAGWISPFGAERTERLNLAIERGKAAQDHATVAFAQRRLFESSLTARLPDWALARVREAPLASATDLEARLLKLAGRARMGAQGSRRSDREQLQAMTVEQRGRAPVAVWAELLDASYGDGQSLLSAARRLAGLRPDARSSQFVAAHRVLGGAELERAAADVIAHQRSADDLIAIGNQLLDAGRHAWAREVFFLTTQLSPNRAAAFHGLATARKAVRADELRQGKPPSESPELIKEALLRAQALEPTDAARKAEIALRTQRGASQSAMPDERAIVQPSVFLSRAKAAPANKADVFDRQLHWTRYVTYHSDRRVSQLMHFAREIVVEPRTEAELTEPDVPAEGDRTELLLARVHRKDGSIGLPEEQAGGGRGVYIRWPKLQSGDVVEVAVRSWTAGPVGRRGDAPYYFIDTAGSTDTHPVLFNEVIVDSPRAAPLAVDVLNGKPDRADTKTEGDRIVHSFIWDKPINIPDEPLAPYIMETVPLVVGSTFAGWADFRAWYKSAIEGFSKPDDRVKELAAELTKGKQTRDEKIRAVFDYVADSIRYVNYVSGESWLPNRPQVSLARKQGDCDDKAMLLITLLEAIGIQATEVLIQTRYAGQSALLRSEKVAIPLFDHGIAYLPAKDGAPAMWLDATSPQSRIGPLPSMDARTLAFFIDDGPPKMIETPRSSPDDHGIEADWKLVLEPSGEGKLTAVEKHNGDAAFELRTNLVEPDARRQWVEQYLTGKWVSGVEVENDIGFDGNMPSGAARLRYQAKSTAALRREGNELVVPLADAITFASQLAPLPQRTLPVVLPAFLAPRRDIRTLTIVPPAGYAFAELPPGGVANGGEFGKAMIEFAPGEAGAVVVKRTVIFDLSTIPVDKYQKWRTWLQRVDAIMHRAVRLVPGKTEKASPEKAPEKTSGR; this comes from the coding sequence ATGCACGTGGCCTCCACGGGCAAAGTCCGCGTCATGTGGGACGGTGCCGACATCGCCCAGAGCGAGGACATTCATCCACGGCTCATGGTCGATCGCTTGGCCGCGCGCATCGACGTTGGCCCAGGGCCACACCTCGTGGCCCTCAAGGTGTGCTCGGGAGCATTACAGGACGAAGGGCGCGTGCGCGTGCGATTCACAACCCCCGATCGCAAGCCAACCGCGGTCACGTCATCCTCCAGTTTATCGGGGCTAAGCATATCGCCGCCGCCTCCCCCGAAAACCAAATCCACAGGCAAGACCGTATTCAAACTTCCCAAAGGGGTGACCCGGGTCGCAACGTCTCTCGAACAAGGGCTCGATGTGGGAGCATCGCCAAAGCCCGATACCGCATTGCGCGCAGCCATCCTTCGCACGCTTGGAGGAGCCGAGGACATGCGTTCTCCTCGTGCCCCAGGGCTACTCGAAGCCGCCGTACGCGACAAAGCAACCTCCCCGGATGTACTCGCATTGGCAGGTTGGATCTCTCCCTTTGGCGCCGAACGTACAGAACGCCTCAACCTCGCCATCGAGCGCGGCAAGGCAGCCCAGGACCACGCCACCGTAGCGTTTGCCCAACGCCGGTTGTTCGAGTCATCGCTAACGGCTCGACTTCCCGACTGGGCGCTCGCCCGGGTCCGTGAAGCCCCGCTCGCTTCGGCCACCGACCTCGAGGCCCGGCTCCTCAAGCTCGCCGGCCGCGCGCGCATGGGTGCCCAGGGCTCCCGCAGGTCGGACCGCGAGCAGCTCCAAGCGATGACCGTGGAACAGCGTGGTCGAGCGCCCGTGGCGGTGTGGGCCGAGCTTCTCGACGCTTCCTACGGCGATGGGCAGTCCCTGCTGTCCGCGGCCAGGCGGCTCGCAGGCCTCCGACCCGATGCCCGCTCCAGCCAGTTCGTCGCAGCGCATCGAGTCCTGGGCGGCGCGGAGCTCGAGCGAGCAGCCGCGGATGTCATCGCGCATCAACGCTCCGCCGATGACCTCATCGCCATCGGCAACCAGCTTCTCGACGCAGGTCGGCATGCCTGGGCGCGTGAAGTGTTTTTCTTGACGACTCAGCTCTCTCCCAACAGAGCCGCCGCTTTCCACGGTCTCGCAACCGCGCGCAAAGCCGTTCGGGCCGACGAGCTCCGTCAGGGCAAACCCCCGTCGGAATCCCCCGAGCTCATCAAGGAAGCCCTCCTTCGAGCCCAGGCCCTCGAGCCCACCGATGCTGCACGCAAGGCTGAAATCGCCCTGCGCACCCAGCGCGGCGCAAGTCAATCCGCCATGCCCGACGAACGCGCCATCGTCCAGCCAAGCGTATTCTTGTCCCGGGCCAAAGCTGCACCCGCCAACAAAGCCGACGTCTTCGACCGCCAGCTCCATTGGACGCGCTACGTCACCTATCACTCGGACAGACGCGTGTCGCAACTCATGCATTTTGCTCGGGAAATCGTCGTTGAGCCCAGGACCGAGGCAGAGCTCACCGAGCCCGACGTTCCCGCCGAGGGCGATCGCACCGAACTGCTACTCGCCCGGGTCCACCGCAAAGACGGCTCCATCGGCCTACCCGAGGAACAGGCCGGCGGCGGCCGCGGCGTCTACATCCGCTGGCCCAAACTCCAGTCCGGAGACGTCGTCGAAGTCGCCGTACGTTCCTGGACCGCGGGCCCCGTCGGCCGCCGCGGCGACGCACCCTACTACTTCATCGACACCGCCGGTTCGACCGACACCCATCCCGTCCTGTTCAACGAGGTCATCGTCGACTCGCCCAGGGCCGCCCCGCTCGCCGTCGACGTCCTCAACGGCAAACCCGATCGCGCAGACACCAAGACCGAAGGCGACCGCATCGTCCACTCCTTCATCTGGGACAAACCCATCAACATCCCCGACGAACCCCTTGCGCCTTACATCATGGAAACCGTCCCCCTCGTCGTCGGATCCACCTTCGCCGGCTGGGCCGATTTCCGCGCCTGGTACAAGAGCGCCATCGAGGGCTTTTCGAAGCCCGATGATCGCGTCAAAGAGCTTGCTGCCGAGCTCACCAAGGGCAAACAAACCCGCGACGAAAAAATCCGCGCCGTCTTCGATTACGTTGCAGACTCAATCCGCTACGTCAATTATGTCTCTGGCGAATCGTGGCTCCCCAATCGCCCGCAAGTATCGCTTGCGCGCAAACAAGGCGATTGCGACGACAAAGCCATGCTCCTCATCACCTTGCTCGAAGCCATCGGCATTCAGGCCACCGAAGTCTTGATTCAGACCAGATACGCCGGTCAATCCGCACTTTTGCGCAGCGAAAAAGTCGCCATTCCTCTTTTCGATCACGGCATCGCATATCTACCCGCAAAAGACGGCGCACCCGCCATGTGGCTCGACGCAACCAGCCCGCAAAGCCGCATTGGTCCACTCCCCTCCATGGATGCCCGCACGCTCGCGTTTTTCATCGACGACGGCCCACCCAAAATGATCGAAACGCCACGCAGCTCCCCGGACGACCACGGCATCGAAGCCGATTGGAAACTCGTTCTCGAGCCCTCCGGTGAAGGCAAACTCACGGCTGTCGAAAAGCACAATGGTGACGCTGCATTCGAATTGCGCACCAACCTCGTCGAACCCGACGCTCGCCGTCAATGGGTCGAGCAATACCTCACGGGCAAATGGGTATCTGGCGTCGAAGTCGAAAACGATATCGGATTCGATGGCAACATGCCGAGTGGCGCCGCACGCCTCCGTTACCAAGCCAAGAGCACCGCAGCCCTTCGCCGTGAAGGCAACGAGCTCGTCGTGCCTTTAGCGGATGCCATTACATTTGCCTCACAGCTCGCGCCTCTGCCCCAGCGCACTTTGCCCGTCGTTTTACCGGCGTTCCTTGCACCTCGCCGCGACATTCGCACGCTCACCATCGTCCCGCCCGCTGGATACGCTTTTGCTGAATTGCCCCCGGGCGGAGTTGCAAATGGTGGCGAATTTGGCAAAGCAATGATTGAATTTGCCCCTGGTGAAGCAGGGGCGGTCGTCGTCAAACGCACCGTCATTTTCGACCTTTCTACCATTCCCGTTGACAAATACCAAAAATGGCGCACCTGGCTCCAGCGCGTCGATGCCATCATGCACCGCGCCGTGCGCCTCGTACCCGGAAAAACCGAAAAAGCGTCACCCGAAAAAGCTCCCGAAAAAACCTCTGGCCGCTAA
- the dnaK gene encoding molecular chaperone DnaK: MGKIIGIDLGTTNSVVAVMEGKEPKVIVNEEGSRLTPSVVAFDDKGEVLVGQIAKRQAVTNPLNTIYSVKRFVGRRFDEVAEETKRVPYKVVKGKNGDASIDIRGKTYSPPEVSAKVLQKLKKAAEDYLGEKVTEAVITVPAYFNDSQRQATKDAGRVAGLEVKRIVNEPTAAALAYGLDKKSDEIIAVYDFGGGTFDISILEVGDNVVQVISTNGDTHLGGDDVDHMVMDWLVAEFKKDTGIDVANDKMVLQRLKDAAEQAKIELSNVQETTINLPFLTADASGPKHLQKQLSRAKLEQMIRPLIERTMEPVRKALADAKKTAQQIDEVVLVGGSTRIPLVQETVKKFFGKEPHKGVNPDEVVAIGAAVQAGVLSGDVKDLVLLDVTPLSLGVETLGGVMTVMIARNTTIPTQKKEIFSTATDSQPSVEVHVLQGERTEARYNRTLGRFHLEGIMPAPRGMPKIEVTFDIDANGILSVHAKDMATGKDQRITITASGGLKEDDIQRMVREASEHEAEDKRRREEIERRNKLDNLCYTIEKTVSENKDKLPESDVSTLNGIVAEGRAAIEKQDDSAVQEALEKLEKEMHRVASVMYEKAGPQGAAGPGAPGAAPPPGGDKAKGKDGVIDAEFEEGP, from the coding sequence ATGGGCAAGATTATCGGCATCGATCTGGGCACGACGAACAGCGTCGTCGCGGTGATGGAGGGCAAGGAGCCCAAGGTCATCGTGAACGAAGAGGGGTCGCGACTGACGCCGTCGGTCGTTGCGTTCGACGACAAGGGTGAGGTGCTCGTCGGGCAGATCGCGAAGCGGCAAGCAGTCACCAACCCGCTCAACACGATTTACTCGGTCAAGCGCTTCGTGGGCCGCCGGTTCGACGAGGTGGCGGAGGAGACCAAGCGCGTTCCGTACAAGGTCGTCAAGGGGAAAAACGGCGACGCGAGCATCGACATTCGCGGCAAGACGTATTCACCGCCGGAGGTTTCGGCGAAGGTTCTGCAGAAACTAAAGAAGGCGGCCGAAGACTACCTCGGGGAAAAAGTGACCGAGGCCGTCATCACGGTGCCGGCCTACTTCAACGATTCGCAGCGCCAAGCAACGAAAGACGCCGGGCGCGTCGCGGGCCTCGAAGTCAAGCGCATCGTGAACGAACCGACCGCAGCAGCGCTTGCGTACGGGCTCGACAAGAAGAGCGACGAAATCATCGCCGTCTACGACTTCGGCGGCGGCACGTTCGACATCTCGATCCTCGAAGTGGGCGACAACGTCGTGCAGGTCATCTCGACCAACGGCGACACGCACCTTGGTGGTGACGACGTCGATCACATGGTGATGGATTGGCTCGTCGCCGAGTTCAAGAAGGACACGGGCATCGACGTCGCGAACGACAAGATGGTGCTGCAGCGTCTGAAGGACGCAGCGGAGCAAGCGAAGATCGAGCTGAGCAACGTGCAAGAGACGACGATCAACTTGCCGTTCCTCACGGCCGATGCATCGGGGCCCAAGCACCTTCAGAAGCAGCTCAGCCGCGCCAAACTCGAGCAGATGATCCGGCCGCTCATCGAACGCACGATGGAGCCGGTTCGCAAGGCGCTCGCGGATGCAAAGAAGACGGCGCAGCAGATCGACGAAGTGGTGCTCGTCGGCGGTTCGACGCGTATCCCGCTCGTGCAAGAGACGGTGAAGAAGTTCTTCGGGAAAGAGCCGCACAAGGGCGTGAACCCGGACGAAGTGGTTGCGATCGGTGCGGCAGTTCAAGCCGGCGTGCTCTCGGGCGACGTGAAGGATTTGGTGCTGCTCGACGTGACGCCACTGTCGCTCGGTGTCGAAACGCTGGGCGGCGTGATGACGGTGATGATTGCGCGCAACACGACGATCCCGACGCAGAAGAAAGAGATTTTCTCGACGGCAACCGACAGTCAGCCTTCTGTCGAGGTGCACGTGCTGCAAGGCGAACGCACGGAAGCTCGGTACAACCGAACGCTCGGCAGGTTCCACCTCGAAGGGATCATGCCTGCGCCGCGAGGTATGCCGAAGATCGAGGTGACGTTCGACATCGACGCGAACGGCATTTTGAGCGTGCACGCGAAGGACATGGCAACGGGCAAGGATCAACGCATCACGATCACAGCGTCGGGTGGGCTCAAGGAAGACGACATTCAACGAATGGTTCGCGAAGCTTCCGAGCACGAGGCGGAGGACAAGCGTCGGCGGGAGGAAATCGAGCGTCGTAACAAGCTCGACAACCTTTGCTACACGATCGAAAAGACGGTCAGCGAGAACAAGGACAAGCTGCCCGAGAGTGACGTGTCGACGCTGAACGGGATCGTGGCCGAAGGGCGTGCGGCGATCGAGAAGCAGGACGACAGCGCGGTGCAAGAAGCGCTCGAGAAGCTCGAGAAGGAAATGCATCGGGTCGCGAGCGTGATGTACGAGAAAGCGGGTCCGCAGGGAGCTGCTGGTCCGGGTGCACCAGGCGCGGCACCGCCTCCTGGTGGTGACAAGGCCAAGGGCAAAGACGGCGTGATCGACGCCGAGTTCGAAGAAGGACCCTGA
- the prfA gene encoding peptide chain release factor 1 encodes MLPIEKLEAVARRFRELEHLLCAPESLSDPNKLQKLNKERTDLEPVIAAYEIFKLKVQELKDAVELAKEPDFQDVAYEEINRLNEEIPQLETTLELLLLPKDPNDARNTVLEIRSGEGGEEAALFAADIFRMICRYAETKRWKVEVLSLSEAAAGGYKEVIALVTGQDVYSHLRYEGGVHRVQRVPATEAQGRIHTSTATVAVLPEADDVDVQVDDRDLDISIAASGGPGGQGVNTTNSAVQIRHIPTGIIVKCQDERSQLKNKAKALKVLKSRLLDIERKRQEEAQSAERRTMVGSAERSQKIRTYNYPQNRVTDHRIGLTLHKLERIMDGDLDELIAALRTHRQAELLKQGAAGDTSRVSASP; translated from the coding sequence ATGCTGCCCATCGAGAAGCTCGAAGCCGTCGCACGTCGATTCAGGGAGCTCGAACACTTGCTTTGTGCTCCCGAGTCTCTTTCGGATCCCAACAAGCTCCAGAAGCTCAACAAAGAGCGCACGGACCTCGAGCCGGTCATCGCTGCGTACGAGATCTTCAAGCTGAAGGTGCAAGAGCTGAAGGACGCTGTGGAGCTGGCAAAAGAGCCAGACTTTCAAGATGTCGCGTACGAGGAGATCAATCGCCTCAACGAGGAGATCCCGCAGCTCGAGACGACACTCGAGCTGCTGTTGTTGCCGAAGGATCCGAACGACGCTCGCAACACGGTGCTCGAGATCCGCAGCGGTGAAGGTGGCGAGGAAGCAGCGCTTTTCGCGGCGGACATTTTTCGCATGATCTGTCGCTACGCAGAGACGAAGCGGTGGAAGGTCGAAGTGCTCAGCCTGAGCGAAGCGGCGGCGGGAGGGTACAAAGAGGTCATCGCGCTCGTGACGGGTCAGGACGTGTATTCGCACCTGCGATACGAGGGTGGAGTGCATCGGGTGCAGCGTGTGCCCGCGACCGAGGCCCAGGGCCGAATTCACACTTCGACGGCGACAGTTGCGGTGCTTCCCGAGGCCGATGATGTCGACGTGCAGGTCGATGATCGGGACCTCGACATTTCGATCGCGGCATCCGGCGGCCCTGGGGGGCAGGGTGTGAACACGACAAACAGCGCCGTGCAGATTCGCCACATCCCGACGGGGATCATCGTCAAGTGCCAGGACGAACGTTCACAGCTCAAGAACAAAGCGAAGGCGCTGAAGGTGCTGAAGAGCCGACTGCTCGACATCGAGCGCAAGCGTCAAGAGGAAGCGCAGAGTGCCGAGCGACGCACGATGGTGGGTTCTGCCGAGCGGTCGCAGAAGATTCGCACGTACAACTATCCGCAGAACCGCGTGACGGACCATCGCATTGGCCTGACGCTGCACAAGCTCGAGCGGATCATGGACGGTGACCTCGACGAGCTCATTGCGGCGCTGCGAACGCATCGCCAAGCGGAGCTACTGAAGCAAGGGGCTGCGGGAGACACGTCGCGGGTTTCGGCGAGCCCATGA
- a CDS encoding hemerythrin domain-containing protein, producing the protein MEYDRLLAALFEEEDRAREMASRLMKIAQSSREAALAERESLVAFLCGPMERHMAYEERNVFPSLERRGLGAEVGVAMRHHAMIREDAAKLAAATHDEDVTQLIFDVARRMLHHTNFEGDYIYPELTYEAWRDLMRETTG; encoded by the coding sequence ATGGAATACGATCGGTTACTCGCTGCACTCTTCGAAGAAGAAGACCGCGCTCGCGAGATGGCTAGCCGGCTCATGAAGATCGCACAGTCTTCACGTGAAGCCGCACTTGCCGAGCGGGAAAGTCTCGTGGCGTTTCTTTGCGGACCCATGGAACGGCACATGGCCTACGAGGAGCGCAACGTTTTCCCGTCTCTCGAGCGCCGAGGACTCGGGGCCGAGGTTGGTGTGGCAATGCGACATCATGCGATGATTCGCGAAGACGCAGCAAAGCTCGCCGCCGCCACGCATGACGAAGACGTGACCCAGCTCATCTTCGACGTTGCACGACGCATGCTGCACCACACGAATTTCGAGGGGGATTACATCTACCCCGAGCTTACTTACGAAGCGTGGCGCGACTTGATGAGGGAGACCACGGGGTGA
- a CDS encoding DUF1385 domain-containing protein, protein MSQDASRPYIGGQAVIEGVMMRSPRSLSIVCRRRSGELIVRERAMPTLAQGPRTWPLVRGIVTVVESLKIGSQALKWSADLYEQDLDDEGKPKSKPPSATNVFTAMSLGAVALATSAGDPGPAAGGGKGAGGVGALSILFAIGLFVALPQVGAEGINKLFGLGLDVQSAGFQAITGASKLLIVVGYMLLIRQIAEIRRVFQYHGAEHKAISTYEAGEELTVANAAAKTTLHARCGTTFLVMVALVSILVFSAVGSALPQLPGGRVVQSIGFFFMKLPFLPVIAAITYELQRFFAKYCTTGPLQALLWPGFLVQKITTAEPEPAQLEVALASLQATLWREKATSSAPVEVPDRVFPDYGQLLADPGYATASAR, encoded by the coding sequence ATGAGCCAAGACGCCTCGCGCCCTTACATCGGCGGACAAGCCGTCATCGAGGGAGTCATGATGCGCTCCCCACGTTCGCTTTCCATCGTCTGTCGTAGACGCTCTGGGGAGCTCATCGTCCGCGAACGAGCCATGCCAACACTGGCGCAGGGGCCGCGCACGTGGCCGCTCGTCCGAGGCATCGTGACGGTGGTCGAATCGCTGAAGATTGGCTCGCAGGCGCTCAAGTGGTCGGCCGATCTGTACGAGCAGGACCTGGACGACGAGGGCAAACCCAAGTCCAAGCCTCCGTCGGCGACGAACGTTTTCACCGCCATGTCGCTCGGCGCTGTCGCGCTTGCGACGTCCGCGGGAGACCCAGGGCCGGCTGCGGGTGGTGGGAAAGGTGCGGGAGGCGTTGGAGCGCTCTCGATCCTTTTTGCCATCGGGCTCTTCGTTGCGCTTCCGCAAGTTGGCGCCGAGGGGATCAACAAGCTGTTCGGCCTGGGTCTCGATGTTCAATCCGCTGGTTTTCAAGCCATCACGGGCGCTTCCAAGCTGCTGATCGTCGTCGGCTACATGCTCTTGATTCGTCAAATCGCCGAAATTCGCCGCGTGTTTCAGTATCACGGGGCCGAACACAAGGCGATTTCGACCTACGAAGCTGGTGAAGAGCTGACCGTGGCCAACGCGGCCGCAAAAACGACGCTGCACGCTCGATGCGGCACGACGTTTCTCGTCATGGTCGCGCTCGTGTCCATCCTCGTGTTTTCCGCCGTGGGGTCCGCCTTGCCGCAACTTCCCGGAGGACGCGTGGTGCAGAGCATCGGGTTTTTCTTTATGAAACTCCCGTTTCTGCCCGTGATCGCCGCGATTACGTACGAGCTGCAGAGGTTCTTCGCCAAGTACTGCACGACGGGGCCGCTCCAAGCGCTTCTTTGGCCCGGGTTTCTCGTGCAGAAAATCACGACCGCCGAACCCGAGCCCGCGCAGCTCGAAGTGGCGCTTGCGTCTCTTCAGGCCACCCTGTGGCGTGAGAAAGCGACTTCCAGCGCGCCGGTTGAAGTGCCGGATCGGGTTTTTCCGGATTACGGACAGCTTCTCGCTGACCCAGGTTACGCCACTGCAAGCGCACGCTAA
- a CDS encoding protein kinase, protein MSLEAGRVLSNRYRLVRPLGQGSQGAVWIADHLALNTHVAVKLIDPELAKREDARERFKREATAAAQLRSAHVVQILDHGIDEGQPFIVMELLDGEDLFERLDKRGRLSLRETSKIITQVCRALARAHAAGIVHRDLKPENVFLCNNDDEEIVKVLDFGVAKVTDPAKATMQKTGLGTLIGTPHYMSPEQVKGVSEVDFRTDLWAIGVISYQCVVGELPFDSEGVGDLLIKISIADPPVPSNVFPGVSSAFDAWFAKACDRDRTKRFQSARELAEALARVVASVPEAMRGALPPRPTSVRPPPVTPAPSSVRGTKPGLQPSPPAPPSVRKPPALPTPTPAAAPVAPKIVEVTRDSIAEQEIDDFDFDFDDEPPVETTSPEVLAPVAAAPGPTATASPSAPSAAKASSAVASPAPVAAPPPKPSAPTTSVSTPVAIGTPTSPEAPSSPVAQGQPPPTGGTSLGAPVLQPGMLGPGPAAPAPAASQAQAAAPTTAPAIVSSDRISAPPELDGSRKRKTLGFVLVLFVLAAGSVAFYVVQSNMPPPEATTMPSASAVPMPEPPPVVVIPPPSASFAAPETSKPTKFVGKPWAPNKPKPVKPGPSVSAQPSPAPGPTEDKPGDVTIELPTPPPDDDSVPPAP, encoded by the coding sequence ATGAGCCTCGAGGCAGGCCGAGTCCTGAGCAACCGCTATCGGCTTGTCCGACCCCTCGGGCAGGGTTCGCAGGGTGCTGTGTGGATTGCCGATCATCTGGCGCTCAACACGCACGTCGCCGTCAAGCTCATCGACCCAGAGCTGGCGAAGCGCGAAGATGCTCGTGAGCGCTTCAAGCGCGAAGCGACGGCTGCTGCACAGCTTCGTAGTGCGCACGTCGTTCAGATCCTCGATCACGGCATCGACGAAGGGCAGCCCTTCATCGTCATGGAGTTGCTCGACGGCGAGGACCTTTTCGAGCGCCTCGACAAGCGTGGCCGCCTGTCGCTACGCGAGACGTCCAAGATCATCACGCAGGTTTGTCGTGCCCTTGCACGTGCCCATGCCGCTGGCATCGTGCATCGCGATCTGAAACCGGAGAACGTTTTCCTCTGCAACAACGATGACGAAGAAATCGTCAAAGTGCTGGACTTCGGCGTCGCGAAAGTCACCGATCCGGCCAAGGCGACGATGCAGAAAACGGGCCTCGGTACGCTCATCGGAACGCCTCACTACATGAGCCCCGAGCAGGTCAAGGGCGTTTCCGAAGTCGATTTTCGAACCGACCTGTGGGCCATCGGCGTCATTTCGTATCAGTGCGTCGTTGGCGAGTTGCCGTTCGATAGTGAGGGCGTGGGCGATCTGCTCATCAAAATCTCGATCGCCGATCCGCCGGTGCCGTCGAACGTTTTTCCAGGCGTTTCCTCGGCGTTCGATGCGTGGTTTGCCAAGGCGTGCGACCGAGATCGAACCAAGCGATTTCAGAGCGCACGGGAACTGGCTGAAGCTCTCGCGCGTGTCGTGGCATCGGTTCCCGAAGCCATGCGTGGCGCGTTGCCTCCTCGCCCCACGTCCGTTCGGCCTCCTCCGGTCACACCTGCACCATCGTCGGTTCGTGGAACCAAACCTGGGCTGCAGCCGTCGCCCCCGGCGCCTCCATCGGTACGCAAACCGCCTGCACTGCCCACTCCCACGCCCGCTGCTGCACCCGTCGCACCCAAAATCGTCGAGGTGACGCGGGATTCGATTGCCGAGCAGGAAATCGACGACTTCGACTTCGACTTCGATGACGAACCGCCGGTTGAAACGACATCACCCGAGGTACTCGCGCCGGTCGCCGCCGCCCCAGGTCCAACTGCCACCGCATCGCCAAGCGCGCCGTCGGCTGCGAAAGCATCCTCCGCCGTTGCATCACCCGCTCCGGTTGCCGCTCCGCCACCCAAACCGAGCGCTCCCACGACGAGTGTGTCGACGCCGGTTGCCATCGGGACGCCCACGTCGCCCGAGGCTCCAAGTTCTCCTGTAGCCCAGGGCCAGCCGCCTCCTACGGGGGGCACGAGTCTTGGCGCTCCGGTGCTTCAACCCGGCATGCTCGGCCCAGGGCCGGCCGCGCCCGCTCCAGCCGCCTCGCAAGCTCAGGCCGCCGCACCAACGACCGCGCCCGCCATCGTCAGCAGCGACAGAATCTCGGCACCGCCCGAGCTGGATGGTTCGCGTAAACGGAAAACGCTCGGGTTTGTCTTGGTGTTGTTTGTCTTGGCCGCTGGGTCAGTCGCGTTTTACGTCGTCCAGTCGAACATGCCTCCGCCCGAGGCCACGACGATGCCGTCTGCTTCGGCCGTCCCCATGCCGGAACCTCCGCCCGTCGTGGTCATCCCTCCGCCGTCTGCAAGTTTCGCGGCGCCCGAGACGAGCAAGCCGACGAAGTTCGTCGGCAAGCCCTGGGCACCGAACAAGCCCAAGCCCGTCAAACCTGGGCCATCCGTATCCGCTCAACCGTCACCTGCGCCCGGGCCCACCGAAGACAAACCCGGTGACGTGACGATCGAACTGCCCACGCCGCCTCCAGATGACGACTCGGTGCCCCCCGCTCCGTAG